The Pseudorhodobacter turbinis genome contains a region encoding:
- a CDS encoding cysteine desulfurase, with protein sequence MFDVEKIRADFPILSRKVNDRPLVYLDNGASAQKPQVVIDAITTGYAHEYANVHRGLHYLSNLATDKYEAVRGKVAQFLNAPSADEIVFTSGTTEAINLVSYAWAAPRFKAGDEVVLSILEHHANIVPWHFLRERLGVVLKWVDCDANGDLDPQAVIDAMGPRTKLVAITQMSNVTGTVVDVASICHAARARGVASLVDGSQAAVHMPVDVAAMGCDFYAITGHKLYGPSGSGAIFIQRDRMAEMRPFLGGGDMIREVSRDTVIYNDAPMKFEAGTPGIIQQIGMGVALDYMMGIGMEAIAAHEAQLRDYTRDRLAGLNWLNVQGNSASKGAIFSFTLQGAAHAHDISTILDKRGIAVRAGTHCAMPLMERLGVGATCRASFAMYNTQAEADKLVEALEFCHELFG encoded by the coding sequence ATGTTTGACGTCGAGAAAATCCGCGCAGACTTTCCAATCCTGTCGCGTAAGGTCAATGATAGGCCTTTGGTGTATCTGGATAATGGCGCCTCAGCGCAAAAGCCACAGGTGGTCATCGACGCCATCACCACTGGGTACGCGCATGAATATGCCAATGTCCACCGTGGGTTGCACTACCTTTCTAATCTTGCGACTGACAAGTATGAGGCGGTTCGCGGCAAAGTCGCGCAGTTTTTGAACGCCCCCTCAGCGGATGAGATCGTCTTTACCTCTGGCACCACCGAGGCCATCAATCTGGTCTCTTACGCATGGGCTGCCCCCCGTTTCAAAGCGGGCGATGAGGTGGTTTTGTCGATTCTGGAGCATCACGCCAATATTGTGCCGTGGCATTTCTTGCGCGAACGTCTTGGGGTCGTGCTGAAATGGGTTGATTGCGATGCCAATGGCGATCTTGATCCGCAGGCCGTGATTGATGCGATGGGCCCGCGCACAAAACTGGTTGCGATCACACAGATGTCGAATGTCACCGGCACCGTGGTGGATGTTGCCAGCATTTGCCACGCGGCCCGTGCGCGCGGTGTGGCAAGCTTGGTGGATGGATCGCAGGCGGCGGTGCATATGCCCGTTGATGTCGCTGCAATGGGGTGCGACTTCTATGCCATCACAGGGCATAAGTTATATGGCCCAAGTGGTTCCGGGGCGATCTTCATCCAGCGTGATAGGATGGCAGAGATGCGCCCCTTCCTTGGCGGCGGCGATATGATCCGTGAGGTATCACGCGATACCGTCATCTATAACGATGCCCCCATGAAATTTGAGGCCGGAACGCCGGGCATCATCCAACAAATCGGGATGGGTGTCGCGCTTGACTATATGATGGGCATCGGGATGGAGGCGATCGCTGCCCATGAGGCGCAATTGCGTGACTATACCCGCGACCGCCTTGCCGGACTCAATTGGTTAAATGTGCAGGGAAATTCGGCGTCCAAGGGGGCGATCTTCAGTTTCACCCTGCAAGGTGCTGCCCATGCGCATGATATCTCTACCATTTTGGACAAGCGCGGCATTGCCGTCCGTGCGGGCACACATTGCGCCATGCCATTGATGGAGCGTTTGGGCGTTGGCGCGACCTGCCGTGCATCATTCGCGATGTACAACACGCAGGCAGAGGCGGACAAGCTGGTGGAAGCCCTCGAATTTTGTCATGAGCTTTTCGGCTAA
- a CDS encoding IS66 family transposase zinc-finger binding domain-containing protein, which produces MKKQPNIRNKRSPANKGRFNHRFGSSSESIEQLQLALETSELAVAKMTAKLRLPDEEPKDKPKRRPIPDHIPRMEVELTTGDDDCAQCGGALRRLGEDVTEELEYVPGRFIVNRIVRPRALRVRAARPSHRQRSQTFF; this is translated from the coding sequence ATGAAAAAGCAGCCTAACATTCGAAACAAACGCTCTCCGGCAAACAAGGGGCGGTTCAATCACCGGTTCGGATCGTCATCGGAGAGCATTGAACAGCTTCAACTGGCCTTGGAAACGAGCGAGCTCGCGGTTGCCAAGATGACCGCAAAACTGCGCCTTCCTGACGAAGAGCCAAAAGACAAACCGAAGCGCCGCCCGATCCCGGATCACATCCCGCGCATGGAAGTCGAGTTGACGACTGGCGACGATGATTGCGCACAATGCGGTGGCGCACTGCGTCGCTTGGGTGAGGACGTGACCGAGGAACTGGAATATGTTCCCGGACGCTTCATCGTGAACCGTATCGTGCGACCCCGCGCTTTGCGTGTTCGGGCTGCGAGGCCTTCACACAGGCAGCGTTCCCAAACATTTTTTTGA
- a CDS encoding ATP-binding protein, with product MRRLNVADISSLSILETLAAPIWIFDLDQHAIWWGNAAALAFWNVDSLDALKAHDFSSDSATTRQRLRQMAYDPRMKSDEPETWILYPNDTPVTALVKLQPVTFAQGRVGLLAEVTNRPSAGFDIQTARIAETIRYSGVILSMFSLSGRLIAQNPEAFECYGASQGTDDDLASRFDNRDLAQDLLQSVNQSSVFSAELEVPGNTPKRTHHIKAHRGRDPATGEFVAVIAESDISDLVRLRRELSDLNMNLEQRVLERSEALRISEERFSLAMRGAKDGLWDRNFETGTTYVSPRCYEILGTGPNEILLDTETYLALIHPEDRARVEATFMDPEPVERTVREAEYRVRHKDGHWVDLLERAFLVIRDGKPVRMVGTSIDISERKRHERKMTRLMEILVEGGQALPLGIAFYDPDLKLVMNNQLYADMQPQDGPVLERGTHFREILESSAKDIAKTKGYNSPQAYINDRLQSARIAPHSWTHEQANGRIIVATEIPTSGNGVISLFEDVTQERTQQKQLQQAQKMEAIGQLTGGVAHDFNNLLAVIMGNLELLQNEIETQLPDVNTEETNALIDAALASVKHGADLTSNMLAYARKARLKPVVIDLNKAISETERWMRRTIVSTIQIETVFQGGVWPVQVDQSSLQSALVNLILNARDAMEGSGRLTIETANLRIDESYLDTRSETIPPGRYVMVAVSDTGPGISPDVIGQIYDPFFSTKEVGKGTGLGLSMVEGFVKQSGGMIRVYSEPGSGTSFKLFFNAQAPTGGASKQPPIPQQAMKSALNARAHILIAEDQPEVMDVLKKTLASAGYNVTTAGNGDTAFEHFESDPGIDLVLTDIVMPGRLQGPGLAKECRQIRPEIPFIFLSGYASEATVHGNGLRPEDIRLMKPVSRTPLLQAVESCLKLLKRNG from the coding sequence ATGCGGCGCTTGAATGTTGCAGACATCTCATCCCTGTCCATTTTGGAAACTCTTGCCGCGCCTATCTGGATATTCGACCTTGACCAGCACGCGATATGGTGGGGAAATGCCGCGGCACTGGCATTTTGGAACGTCGACAGCCTTGATGCCCTGAAGGCGCATGATTTTTCATCGGACAGTGCGACGACACGCCAGCGGTTGCGGCAAATGGCCTATGATCCAAGGATGAAAAGCGACGAACCGGAAACGTGGATTTTATATCCCAACGACACCCCGGTCACCGCCTTGGTCAAGCTGCAACCGGTCACATTCGCGCAAGGGCGCGTCGGGCTTTTGGCCGAGGTCACCAATCGGCCAAGCGCGGGTTTTGACATCCAGACTGCACGGATCGCGGAAACCATCCGCTACTCCGGCGTTATTCTGAGCATGTTCTCGCTTTCGGGCAGGTTGATTGCCCAGAACCCCGAAGCATTTGAATGTTATGGTGCCTCACAGGGCACGGACGATGATCTGGCCTCAAGATTCGACAATAGGGATCTGGCGCAGGATCTGCTTCAATCAGTGAACCAGTCATCGGTGTTCAGCGCAGAGCTTGAGGTCCCCGGAAACACCCCAAAGCGAACGCATCATATCAAAGCCCATCGGGGGCGCGATCCGGCGACCGGCGAATTTGTTGCCGTTATCGCCGAGAGCGACATCTCGGATCTGGTTCGTCTGCGGCGTGAACTGTCAGACCTCAACATGAATCTGGAACAGCGGGTGCTTGAGCGTAGCGAAGCGCTGCGCATCAGCGAGGAACGGTTTTCGCTGGCAATGCGGGGGGCCAAAGACGGCCTGTGGGACCGGAATTTCGAGACAGGGACAACCTATGTCTCCCCCAGATGCTACGAGATTCTGGGGACCGGGCCGAATGAGATCTTGCTTGATACCGAAACCTACCTTGCATTGATCCACCCCGAAGACCGCGCACGGGTGGAAGCGACGTTCATGGACCCGGAGCCGGTCGAACGCACCGTGCGCGAAGCAGAATACCGCGTCCGTCACAAGGACGGCCATTGGGTCGATCTGCTGGAGCGGGCCTTTCTGGTGATTCGCGATGGCAAGCCCGTGCGCATGGTCGGCACCAGTATCGATATTTCCGAGCGCAAACGCCATGAACGCAAAATGACGCGGCTGATGGAAATTTTGGTAGAGGGCGGTCAGGCCTTGCCCTTGGGTATTGCCTTTTATGATCCGGATCTCAAACTGGTCATGAACAATCAGCTTTATGCGGATATGCAGCCGCAAGACGGCCCCGTGCTGGAACGCGGCACCCATTTCCGCGAGATTCTGGAAAGCTCTGCCAAAGACATCGCCAAAACCAAGGGTTACAACAGCCCGCAAGCCTATATCAATGATCGCCTGCAATCCGCCCGCATCGCACCACATAGCTGGACGCATGAACAGGCCAACGGGCGCATTATTGTTGCAACCGAAATCCCGACCAGCGGCAATGGCGTTATTTCCTTGTTTGAGGATGTCACCCAAGAGCGGACCCAGCAAAAACAGCTTCAACAAGCGCAGAAGATGGAGGCCATCGGTCAGCTGACCGGAGGTGTGGCGCATGACTTCAACAACCTTCTGGCCGTTATAATGGGCAACCTTGAACTGCTCCAGAATGAGATCGAAACACAGCTTCCCGATGTAAACACCGAAGAAACAAACGCTTTGATCGATGCCGCTTTGGCCTCGGTCAAACATGGTGCGGATCTGACCAGCAATATGCTGGCCTATGCCCGCAAGGCGCGCCTGAAGCCTGTGGTCATTGATCTAAACAAGGCTATCAGCGAGACAGAGCGCTGGATGCGGCGAACTATCGTCTCCACCATCCAGATCGAAACCGTTTTTCAAGGCGGGGTCTGGCCGGTTCAGGTCGATCAAAGCTCCCTCCAAAGTGCCCTGGTCAACCTTATCCTCAATGCAAGGGATGCGATGGAAGGCAGCGGCAGGCTTACCATCGAGACCGCAAATCTGCGTATTGACGAAAGCTACCTCGACACGCGGTCCGAAACCATCCCGCCGGGGCGCTATGTCATGGTTGCCGTCAGCGATACGGGCCCGGGAATTTCGCCCGATGTAATCGGACAGATCTATGACCCGTTTTTCTCGACCAAAGAGGTTGGCAAAGGCACGGGGCTTGGTTTGTCGATGGTCGAGGGCTTTGTTAAACAATCCGGCGGGATGATCCGCGTCTATTCCGAACCCGGCAGCGGCACCAGTTTTAAACTATTTTTCAACGCACAAGCGCCGACCGGAGGGGCATCAAAGCAGCCCCCGATCCCGCAACAGGCAATGAAATCTGCGCTGAATGCACGCGCACACATCCTGATCGCCGAGGACCAGCCCGAGGTTATGGATGTCTTGAAGAAAACACTGGCAAGCGCCGGCTACAATGTGACCACTGCAGGGAATGGTGACACGGCCTTTGAGCATTTCGAATCCGATCCCGGTATTGATCTGGTCCTGACGGATATTGTGATGCCGGGGCGCCTACAGGGCCCCGGTCTTGCCAAAGAGTGCCGCCAGATCCGCCCGGAAATTCCGTTCATCTTTCTTTCGGGCTACGCCTCCGAGGCAACAGTTCACGGCAACGGCCTGCGCCCCGAGGATATCCGGCTTATGAAACCCGTGTCGCGAACGCCCCTGCTGCAAGCTGTCGAAAGCTGTCTTAAACTTCTCAAGCGCAATGGCTGA
- a CDS encoding IS3 family transposase (programmed frameshift), translated as MTQRKHIPSYTAEFRARGVRLFNEQRSEYRSDNAAYQAIAPKLGCAPDSLRGWCRQSERDAGARNGPTCEEKARIKELEREVRELRQANEILKKASAYFCSGGTRPPVQEMISFIEDYRTDFGVGSICKILRVAPSSYYANSAIRRDPRLASNRARQDVTDSVEIRRVHDESRGRYGARKVWHQLRRESKDIARCTVERLMKVMGLQGVVRGKPVITTNPDASQPCPDDKVNREFKAQSPNQLWVSDFTYVSTWQGMVYVAFVVDVFSRRIVGWRVSTSMTTAFVLDALNQAICQRSPEKGGGLIHHSDRGSQYLSIKYTERLADAGIDPSVGTVGDSYDNALAESIIGLFKTEVTKLLGPWKSMGQLEWETLKWVDWYNTKRLHSAIGYVTPHEAEEMFYATLNPNEKAA; from the exons ATGACACAACGCAAACATATCCCGTCTTATACGGCTGAGTTCCGCGCGCGCGGCGTTCGGCTTTTCAATGAACAACGCTCGGAATATCGCAGTGACAATGCTGCTTATCAGGCAATTGCACCCAAGCTGGGCTGTGCTCCTGATAGCCTGCGGGGATGGTGCCGTCAGTCTGAACGCGATGCTGGTGCCCGCAACGGTCCCACCTGTGAGGAGAAGGCCCGGATCAAAGAGCTTGAGCGTGAGGTTCGGGAACTGCGCCAAGCAAATGAGATTCTGAAGAAGGCTTCTGCGTATT TTTGCTCAGGCGGAACTCGACCGCCCGTTCAGGAAATGATTTCATTCATTGAAGATTACCGCACGGACTTTGGTGTCGGGTCGATCTGCAAGATTTTGCGGGTCGCACCATCGTCCTACTATGCAAATTCGGCGATCAGACGAGATCCCCGGCTCGCCTCAAACAGGGCGCGCCAAGACGTAACGGACAGCGTGGAAATCCGGCGCGTTCACGATGAAAGTCGTGGCCGCTATGGCGCCAGAAAGGTCTGGCACCAACTGCGCCGTGAGAGCAAGGACATCGCCCGATGCACTGTCGAACGCTTGATGAAAGTTATGGGATTACAGGGCGTTGTTCGCGGCAAGCCAGTCATCACGACGAACCCCGATGCCTCTCAGCCGTGTCCGGACGATAAAGTGAACCGCGAATTCAAAGCACAATCCCCAAACCAGCTCTGGGTCAGTGACTTCACTTATGTTTCCACATGGCAGGGCATGGTTTACGTCGCATTTGTTGTCGACGTCTTCTCTCGAAGGATCGTCGGCTGGCGGGTCTCAACATCGATGACAACAGCCTTTGTGCTCGATGCCTTGAACCAGGCGATCTGTCAGCGCAGCCCTGAAAAAGGCGGCGGGTTGATACATCATTCCGACCGCGGATCTCAATATTTGTCCATTAAATACACTGAGCGATTGGCGGACGCTGGGATCGATCCATCTGTCGGAACCGTGGGAGATTCCTACGATAATGCCCTCGCTGAAAGCATCATTGGCCTGTTCAAAACTGAGGTTACAAAGTTGCTCGGCCCATGGAAATCAATGGGCCAGCTTGAATGGGAAACGCTGAAATGGGTCGATTGGTACAACACCAAGCGCCTGCACAGTGCCATCGGATATGTCACGCCGCATGAAGCAGAGGAGATGTTCTATGCAACCTTGAACCCAAATGAAAAAGCAGCCTAA